The region TATCCGCCAGGTCCTCCACCAGCACCACCGTTCGATCTTTTGCTTTTCGCCCTTTGCGCTGAAGATAGAGAATCCCGATCTTGCCGCCTCTGGAGTAATCCCCGACATCAGCCCGGTGCATCTCAATCTCCCGCACCCCCACCCGGACCGCGAGCGACACTAACAGATGATCCCGAAGCTCCCCCAGGTCCTTCACCATCCTCACCGTCTCGAGCAGCCGATCCGTCTCCTCATCGCTCAGAGTATCTCTTCTATATTGTCTGGAGAGTTTCGGCAGCTTCACCTGGAGAGCGGGGTTGGCCAGAAGCATCCCCCCTTCCACCGCCCAGGAGCAGAACGATCGAAGTGCCGAGAGGTTTCTCTGAACGGTGGCCGGTGCGAGTTTGCGAAAGCGGGTCAGTTCCCGTTCATACTGCCGGATAAAGAGGGAATCAAATCCTGGCCGTTTTTGCTGGTTCCAATAGGAGAGAAAGTCAGAGATGGCGTTTCGGTAGGTGATGAGGGTCGATTTGAAGAACTGTCCCTCTTTTTCGATGAGCCACACATTAATATAGGAGCTCAAATCCTGTCCCTTGAGAGGAAGGCGTCGGCCGGAGGATAAGTTTTCCGGCTCGGAATCGGACCCATCGGCCGTCGCAAGGCTTCCGTTCGGGCTCTTTTGATCCTCTTTCAAGTTTTTAACCCCCGAAGAGAGCTCAATTCTCCGGGTTACGATATATCAGTGCGCCCTATAGGTCAAGAAGTTTTATTGCGTGGAAGGCTTCTTATAGGCAATAAAGCCTTGATTTTCATCCGGAACCGGGATAGAGTGAGTGGGTCAAATTTTGACCGATCGAAAAGGAAATCTGAAAAGATTCCGTTCGGAGCCGCCAATGCCTTCCATCGACCAGATCTCTCCCCTACTCTCAACCCTCAAACCGACCGCTCAAAGTACCCTCATCCAGCTTTGGGTACACACAGTTGATGATGAGGTGATCGCTTCCCACGCCGACCTTGCTGCTTGGACCGGAATTAAAAGCCGAAACACAATCCGTTCTGCCGTGAGGGAACTTCTCGATAAAGGATGGATCAAAGTCGTGAAACCAGGTCAGGAGGGATCGCCATCTGTATACCGAATCTTAATCGTTGGGAAGGGTGCCGTTCACTCCCCGCCTTCAACGGTGCCCACAATCAGTTTGACGGCCGAGAACCAACTCCTGCTTGCGGCGATTAAGCGATCGCTCCCTCCGGCCGCATGGAGTTTGGTCCGGCGAGAGGCCTCGCTCACCAAAGAATCCGAAGACGACGTGATCGTTAAGAGATACTTTGGTCCGGGTAGGTTGAATGGATAAGATTCTCGAGAATCTCCTTTTTATCTCGTCTGAGCCGATCTCAAAGGCGCAGATGATCGAAATCCTGCAGCTGGAGACTGCGCAGGAGGTCGAAGACCTTGATGCGACGATTGCGAGACTCACGAAAGAATATGAGAACCGCGGGCTGCAACTGGTGGAGGTTGCCGGCGGCTATCAAGTGATGACACAAGCCCCTTATTCGAAGTGGATCCAGCGCCTTCGAAAAATGACGCCGATACGGCTGTCCGAAGAGGCTCGACTGACTCTGGCAATTATCGCTTACAGGCAGCCCATCACCCGAACGGCGATCGAAGAGATCCGTGGTGTCGACTGCGAGAGCGTCTTGGAGACGCTCCGGTCGTATAATTTGATTCATATCGTCGGTGATATCTCAGGCGCTTTTCTTTGGTGCACGACTGATCGATTTCTCCAGCTACTTCACCTAAAGAACCTGGGCGACCTTCCTGCTATTACCCATCAAAAAAACCGATTTTAATTCTCCTGGGATGAGTTTTTCGTCGGGGGGAATTCTCTTCGATCGAACACTTCAGAAACTCCTGCTTCAGGTGAGTACCAGATTGCCTCTCTCTCCGGAAAAAATTGCCTTTGTTGTCGATCTTGGCTATGTCTTGCTCAATCAAAATTTTTAATCCACGAGTATCAAACTCGAACAAAAATAGTATGAGAAGTCATCACAGAAATATAATGTAAGTACATAGACTCATCTATGTGATAGTGCTTGGACACAGTAATTAAAATTGCAGTCCAGAGGCTCTTACTCTTTACCCTTCCGGGAGGTCCGAAGTACTTCCCATCAATAGCCTCTCTGGTGACGGACCCTAATATGAGAGATCGATCCGTATCCTGAAAAGGATCTGACGAACTCCCCTATCCCATCAGGACGGATCATGCTAGACATCATCGATAACTTCAAGTGAGTTTCAGAAATATTAAGAGAATTTTTCGGACGGATCATCTCATTCCGGCACTACACAGATAATATCTCAGAAGATTAGTCAGAGAGATTTGGATTATCTTGCTCGACTCAATCGCAAATACTTTTGTAGCCGGCAGGGTGTGGGACGTCCCACACCCTGCCCTTCTCGCGAGCAGCTCCTACAAGACAAGCAGGGGGACAGAACTCGATTCGTTGTTCTAGCCTGGGGAGATTTATTTTTTACTGTATAAGTTGCAGATCAGCCCGACACTTTGATGGTTCCGTTATTCCAACATCTCGTGGATCCCGACAAAAAGGACCCAATCACCGATGAGCGATCTTCCGAATATTAACTCTAACCCGTCATAGTAATTCAGAGTAAGACGCGCACCCAATTATTTATGGACTGGGATACTGATTCTCTCAGACCACCAACTCTTCTGGACAAAGACACACTAAAATATCCGTACCCTGATAAAGTTGGCATCGCAAGGAAGAATGCCGAAGCTGACCACTTCAGGAGTTATAACATCCTGAAGCGTCTCGCCGCTATTCCCCATCCCGGGTTCCACGTTCCCGATTCAGCAACCGAGGTGTGGGACGTCCCACACCCAGCATTCGACTACTATCGTCCTCAGTATTTTGGACGCCTTGATCCTGTTAGTGAGCCGACCCTCGCATTCGAAACAAATGATCTACTCGAGACGGCCTGATTAATAAATGTTAGAGAATGAGTCAGGGCCGTCAGTAAAACCGGCCGTGCGCCCGTTCCAAATAGATCGGCGCAGAAAGCCAACCCCGTTTGGAAGGTTCATAACGATAATAAGCGAAATGCCCGGCGGTGTTTTTTTCTGCACTGGACAGATGGTGTTCTTTAGAGGTTGCTCTCAATTTCCCCCGATCGAACAGAACATTCCCTCCTCTTCATCACAGCTGCTTCAATACCTGTGGGACGTCCCACACCCGCCGGTTATTTGAACCGCTGCCGGGACACGGGCGCCGCATTCCGGGCCTCGTAAAGATCCTCGAATCTTGTCATCAGTGACTTGATATTAGAATAAAGCGCGAAGGTGTGGGACGTCCCACACCGTTGTTCTGAGGAACACAGTCTTGGAGCACACGTGGACACCTTGGATAGTGTCGGCTTGAGAATACCTGTGGAACGTCCCACACTCCTTCCTCTAACAGAAAAGAATGTAAACCGATCTTGTTTACACCTAGAACACCTTCCCGTACAGTTATTGCCATCACAGCAGATGTAATTGCACATATATGATTATCCCATGTCTATATTAATTCCGTTGACTAATGCCTGATCTTCTGATATGTAGGTAGAACGTGTTATACAATTCTTTTACCTACACACAGGGTAACTGCCATGATCGATCGAAAAGAGAGTCATAATTACGTTATGTCCCGCCCGGAATTTTCCGAAGTGTTGGGCGTATCGCAAAGTACCGCTATCAAATGGGAAAAGGCCGGCCTCAGTCCGAACACAATCCAATGGGGCAACTCAACCCGACGAAGATACAACATCGATCACATACTGGAGGCGAGGAAAAAGTTTAGACCGCTTCCGAAGCGTGAGCCGACAACCATCCTCTTCTGGCTTCTCAAAGGCGGGGTCGGCAAGACAACCGTTAGCTTCAATTTGTGCGGAGCGCTCTCCCGGGCAGGTTATCGTGTTTTGGCAATTGACCTTGATGGGCAGTCCCACCTGACGACATGCTTCGGGATCCCATTCGCCGATCAAGAAAATCTAAAGACCCTTTACAACCTGCTGTACGGGGAAGGGGACGACGCCGCGACCCTCGATGACATCCTCGTTGAGCTCTCTCCAACGCTTCATCTGATACCCTCCTCCCTTGATACCGCTGCGATCGATCTTTTCTTAATCGCCGAGAAAGATCCCGAAAGGAAACTCCACCGCCTGCGGAACCTCATTATGCCGCTTCGGGCGAAGTACGATTTCATCATTTTAGACGCTCCCCCGAATATCAACTTCCTCAATCTCAACGCGATCTTTGCCGCTGACGAGATAGTCGCCCCGATGCTTACGGACTTTCTCTCGCACCATTCCCTCTCGCTCCTTTACGATACGTTCGACTCACTAACTGAAACATTCCGCGATACCGGGTTTAAACTTCCGACGATCCGGCTCTTGGCCAACCATTTCGATATCCGGAACAACCTCTGCCAAGAATCGCTGGGCAAGCTCAAGACCGGCGAGTTTGCCTCTCAACTCTTCAAGACTGTTATCCGTCTGAGCACCGCTTTGGCCGAGTCAGCAAAGAACATGAAACCTGTATTTACTTTTGCGCCGCAGAGCAATGGCGCAAGAGATATATTGGCATTATCCCGCGAGCTGACAGGCGAGAAGGGGACGGAGGGCGTCAATGAAGCGTAATTCCAAAGACCCACCAGATTTTAAAACGAAAACGGCTGAAGGTCCTGGATGGCAAAGCCTCGAAAGAAAAAAACAGCCCGTCCGGCCCTGGACAGTAGGCGTTGATCCGCCTGCGGATCAGAAAGCAGGATCTTCTTCCCAAACGGGAACCGCCAACTCCTTCGTTCAGGTTATCAAGATCGATCAAATCCGGCCGGATCCCAAACAACCCAGACGCACCTTTAGTCAGAAGGCGATCTCGGATCTCGCCCGCTCAATCGCCGAAGTCGACCTTCTGGAGCCAATACTCGTGCGACCGGATGAAGCAGGCGGATTCTGCATCATCGCCGGCGAGCGTCGATGGCGCGCATGTAAAAGTCTGAACCACGAATCGATTAAAGCGATCGTTCGGGAGACGACTCCTACGGAAGCTTTCAAACTATCTATTATCGAGAATCTAATCCGGGAACAATTGAACATCGTTGAGAAGGCTCTCGGCTTCAAAGAGCTCCTCAAGCAGAAAATCTATCCAAGTCAATCGGCGATGGCAAGTGAATTGGGTCTTCACCGTACAAACATCGTTAAGACCCTTCGACTTCTCGAACGTCTTCATGAGGAAGCCATCGGGTATTATCTGGATCATTACGACCATCTGACCGAGGGGCATCTACACGCGGTCATGAGGGCTCCAATCGTCGAACAACGAACAATTCTCGAACGAGTAAAGGCGGAGAGTTGGTCGGTTCAGCAGACGCGCCATTTCGTAACGACGAATTTCTTCCCCACACAGAGGTCAAACAATATCGCTTTAAAAGAGAAGCAGTCCGACTGGTTTGATCTGGAGGTCCGTGTCCGCCCCACCATGAGAAAGCCGGAGCTTCAAGCTTTGATCGGGACACTGAAACAGACGATTCACAAATTGGAGGCGCTCGCGAAGAACAAGACGGAGGCGTAGGCTGCGCCGCTACCTTCGACCTTGTCGAAGAGCATCGAAGGGTAGTTCAGAGGAAGCACAGCAAGGTTGCAAGATAAAAGTAGGGTAGTAAGAAGGAAGAACAGGGTAGCTGAAAGGAAGCTTTTCGCCCCATTTGATCAGTTTTGCCATGGAATCGGATCGTTTGGTCGGGTTAGAAGCCGGTTTTTTGGGCATTATGCCGTATATAAAATGATGGGGTAGCTGAAAGGAATGCTACAGGAGTCGAAAGGAAGAGGAAGCGTGGTTGAAAGGAAGAAATCGGGTAGTCGGAAGGAAAGGGTAGGGTAGCGCAGAGGAAGGTCCCCGGTAGTTGAAAGGAAGAACGGTCTCGTAACTTATTGTTATTACAAATGTTCTCGCTCCTATAATTAGATAATATACATAATCTAATAGCTTTTTATAATTAGGACACGAGCGAATATGGATTTGATAAACCCGAAGGAAGAAAAGGGAAAGGTCGAGTGTAACCTCGAAGAATTCCCGTATTTCATTCCCTCAACGAAGAACCTCAAAGATCAACACGAGATTATCTTCGTCCGGACGGTCCAGAACAGGCAAGGGGAGACTTTCCGGCAGGAGTGGATCGTTCGAGCTGAGCACGGCGACCACCTTCCCGGATCGTTCGAAGCCGATGTCAAAAGGGCCCTCGATAAGATCGTCTACGACATCGGTTTTCAAACCGTGATTGAGACGGGGATCATTAAATTCTCGCTTTACCAGATCGCAGAGATCCTCGGACTTGGCCATGGCGGCTGGACCTGGCAGCGTATTCGCAAAGCCCTCGAGCGGATGAAAACAACTAACATTCACTCGAAGCAGTCTTTCTATCTGAAGGGGAAAAATGTTTATGTCGATGATGTCTTCTCATACATCGACAACGTCCGATTCTATCAACTCGGCGATGAGAGCCGGACAAATAATTGCACCTGCCAGGTCAAATTCTCCAAATATTACATTGAAAGCTTAAAGGGACATTACATCAAGCCGTTCGATTTTGGTTTTTACTGGTCCCTGGGTGATCCCATTCCGAAGCGCCTGTATTCCCTCTTTGATAAGAGAAGCTACACATCGCCGACCGTAACATTTGACCTGATCGAACTGGGTAAAATAATTCCACTCACCAAGCGCCCTCCTTCAAAAATTCGGCAGTGTATTCTTCCAGGCCTCAATCTCCTTAAAGAGAGAGGATACTTAGTCGACTATTCATTTCGAAAATCGGTCGGGAGCAAGGGCGAGGCGCTGATCGTTCGCGTCAAGGGCAAGGAAGACATTGATCCGGAAGTTAAGGCGTTGGCTGAATCGATCTTCGAAGACATCGTCAGAAATATTGGTGTGGAGCATCGCTCAGAAAAATTCTATCGCCGCATATGTGAGAAATTGCCACGCAATATTATTTATAGAGCCCTTTCCGAAGTTCGGGAGGAAGAACAACACGGTCAGGTTCAATCGAAAATCGCTTTATTCACGACGAAGATAAAAAGATTTGCGGATGAAGCCGATATACCAATCTATGATTGACTGTCCCCCCGATTTTACCGTTGATTAATTTCCCGTCTTCCCGGATTACTTTCACCGAGGATCGATCCCTCCCACTGCCATGAGTATGGATCAGTTCAGTTCCCCCAAATATCATCAGCTCAGCTTTTCCTAACTGTAGCGTCTTGCCTTCTTACCATGCTAATGGACAGCGTGTCAGTATCTTGAGATCTTCTACCTTCTGAGCCGGTTGGGCTTCATTTATCAAACTTATGCCATACCAGCAAAGAGATAATCTTCTGAGACAGCGAACTGTCGCAGATCTGCGACACATTGTCGCTATTCCGCTACAACATGTCGCGCTTCGACGACAGTGGTCTTCAATCGGCTTGCGTCATTATTATTTGTTGGGTTTACGGCTGACTAATGAGAACCAATTGATATATTTAATGATCTCGAAGGTTTCCAAAGTCCGTGACTTTGCCATACCGAGTTGGTACAATCCTTGCTGCTGAAATATATTAATGACAATGCCGTGGCTACTGGTGGGTACATCTGTAAAGCAAGAGCCAGATACCAAAAGGAGGAATGACATGATATTCCGATCTTACTGCACAATAGTCGAGTTGTGGATCTTCCGAAGTGTTCTGGAGGGAATAAGAGGTTTTAAATCAGCGATCTTTGACATCAGTGGAAGGATTATATCCATATCTGTTGCAACTCGGAAGTTTGGATTTATTACCGGACTATGCATGTTATTTTGGTCGAGTTTCGTTTTTCCAAATCAGATACTTGCATCTGGTTTTACTGTTTATGAGTACGGTGCCGAGGAACAGGCGCAAGGAAGTGCTGTCGCGGCGCAGGTAGATTCTCCGTCCGCCATTTTTTATAATCCTGCGGGGACAGCGAACATTCCAGGTACTCAGATCAGAGTCGGATCATCCTTTCTTTTTGCCGATGTAACGTTCGCTGGCGAATTAAGCGGAAGGAAAACAGAAGCAGACACTGGGCCGATCTAT is a window of Candidatus Manganitrophus noduliformans DNA encoding:
- the scpB gene encoding SMC-Scp complex subunit ScpB; the protein is MDKILENLLFISSEPISKAQMIEILQLETAQEVEDLDATIARLTKEYENRGLQLVEVAGGYQVMTQAPYSKWIQRLRKMTPIRLSEEARLTLAIIAYRQPITRTAIEEIRGVDCESVLETLRSYNLIHIVGDISGAFLWCTTDRFLQLLHLKNLGDLPAITHQKNRF
- a CDS encoding AAA family ATPase, with the translated sequence MIDRKESHNYVMSRPEFSEVLGVSQSTAIKWEKAGLSPNTIQWGNSTRRRYNIDHILEARKKFRPLPKREPTTILFWLLKGGVGKTTVSFNLCGALSRAGYRVLAIDLDGQSHLTTCFGIPFADQENLKTLYNLLYGEGDDAATLDDILVELSPTLHLIPSSLDTAAIDLFLIAEKDPERKLHRLRNLIMPLRAKYDFIILDAPPNINFLNLNAIFAADEIVAPMLTDFLSHHSLSLLYDTFDSLTETFRDTGFKLPTIRLLANHFDIRNNLCQESLGKLKTGEFASQLFKTVIRLSTALAESAKNMKPVFTFAPQSNGARDILALSRELTGEKGTEGVNEA
- a CDS encoding replication initiator protein A, whose protein sequence is MIETGIIKFSLYQIAEILGLGHGGWTWQRIRKALERMKTTNIHSKQSFYLKGKNVYVDDVFSYIDNVRFYQLGDESRTNNCTCQVKFSKYYIESLKGHYIKPFDFGFYWSLGDPIPKRLYSLFDKRSYTSPTVTFDLIELGKIIPLTKRPPSKIRQCILPGLNLLKERGYLVDYSFRKSVGSKGEALIVRVKGKEDIDPEVKALAESIFEDIVRNIGVEHRSEKFYRRICEKLPRNIIYRALSEVREEEQHGQVQSKIALFTTKIKRFADEADIPIYD
- a CDS encoding tyrosine-type recombinase/integrase, with the translated sequence MKEDQKSPNGSLATADGSDSEPENLSSGRRLPLKGQDLSSYINVWLIEKEGQFFKSTLITYRNAISDFLSYWNQQKRPGFDSLFIRQYERELTRFRKLAPATVQRNLSALRSFCSWAVEGGMLLANPALQVKLPKLSRQYRRDTLSDEETDRLLETVRMVKDLGELRDHLLVSLAVRVGVREIEMHRADVGDYSRGGKIGILYLQRKGRKAKDRTVVLVEDLADTMDLYLQLSGKKKAVDPLFFSERPDRKGSRLSVRGIQSILTSYMREAGINRPRVSPHSMRHFAATNALQNGAHLKDVQDMMGHSTIATTENYIHLSRRLTDGAEHRVQVERRANLSALLNGARQE
- a CDS encoding ParB/RepB/Spo0J family partition protein; amino-acid sequence: MKRNSKDPPDFKTKTAEGPGWQSLERKKQPVRPWTVGVDPPADQKAGSSSQTGTANSFVQVIKIDQIRPDPKQPRRTFSQKAISDLARSIAEVDLLEPILVRPDEAGGFCIIAGERRWRACKSLNHESIKAIVRETTPTEAFKLSIIENLIREQLNIVEKALGFKELLKQKIYPSQSAMASELGLHRTNIVKTLRLLERLHEEAIGYYLDHYDHLTEGHLHAVMRAPIVEQRTILERVKAESWSVQQTRHFVTTNFFPTQRSNNIALKEKQSDWFDLEVRVRPTMRKPELQALIGTLKQTIHKLEALAKNKTEA